In Candidatus Nealsonbacteria bacterium DGGOD1a, one DNA window encodes the following:
- a CDS encoding alpha/beta fold hydrolase → MKPKNINAILANLFILFAVFFIPIQTGADFTVLPFGYVTIVNENIGGENDFEFALQRKNSSGIFEFTGKSISTDPDSDNYIEYSKFYLAVSNPGEEYRIIEFPPADNWISVSVSCVSDNPGTEFLAYPNGIEIHPAYNQDSFITCTFSNTNSVANTKTPVLFVPGLLGTEIKKGDDLIWFHNDIINPFNSDNFLDALIFKNTLIPNENNLSLLNVIGKKDFPVFDFDYTEGLANEFKNQGYVADDGATGQNFFTFPYDWRYGVSGAYPIPENTSQIPQTNSDLLKNKINQILAQTSADKVDIVAHSMGGLIVKKYAMDNADPKIGKLVFVGVPNLGSIDAAKTLLIGNNFKITGLNDKEIYKISQNMPAAYDLLPSQTYFFGKESYITDLNHFPFGSKLDYAQVNSLFKQTGLNSQGLDNAAKIHTPEFDGYDVRSKNIDTYNIVGCKSPTLAGVNYLVTDEGSGGYSIWRNPISGDDTVPRESAESIPANPEKTFYAIAPEHGKMPSAAGIRQKIVNNVFTLSVLPQGTT, encoded by the coding sequence ATGAAACCCAAAAATATTAATGCGATCCTTGCAAATTTATTCATTTTGTTCGCGGTATTTTTTATTCCCATTCAAACCGGCGCGGATTTTACCGTGCTGCCTTTCGGTTATGTGACAATCGTCAATGAAAATATCGGCGGAGAAAATGATTTTGAGTTTGCTTTGCAAAGAAAAAATTCATCCGGCATATTTGAATTTACCGGAAAAAGCATATCAACCGATCCTGATAGCGATAATTATATCGAGTATAGTAAATTTTATTTGGCGGTTTCCAATCCCGGAGAAGAATACCGCATTATTGAATTTCCGCCCGCAGATAATTGGATTTCGGTGAGCGTTAGTTGCGTTTCCGACAATCCGGGCACGGAATTTTTGGCATACCCCAATGGGATTGAAATTCATCCGGCATATAACCAAGACAGTTTTATCACTTGCACTTTTAGCAATACTAATAGCGTTGCCAATACGAAAACGCCGGTTTTATTTGTTCCGGGATTGTTGGGCACGGAAATCAAGAAAGGTGATGATTTAATTTGGTTTCACAATGACATAATCAATCCTTTTAATTCGGATAATTTTTTGGATGCTCTTATTTTTAAAAACACTCTTATACCTAATGAAAATAATTTATCATTGCTCAATGTAATAGGCAAAAAAGATTTTCCGGTGTTTGATTTTGATTACACCGAAGGTCTTGCCAACGAATTTAAAAATCAGGGATATGTTGCCGATGATGGCGCAACCGGCCAGAATTTCTTCACTTTTCCGTATGATTGGCGTTATGGGGTGAGTGGCGCATATCCGATTCCGGAAAATACTTCGCAAATTCCGCAGACCAACAGCGATTTGTTGAAAAATAAAATCAATCAAATTCTGGCGCAAACCAGTGCGGATAAAGTTGATATTGTCGCGCACAGCATGGGCGGGCTGATTGTTAAAAAATATGCGATGGATAATGCCGATCCCAAGATCGGCAAGCTGGTATTTGTGGGCGTGCCCAACCTGGGATCGATTGACGCGGCCAAAACTTTGCTTATTGGAAATAATTTCAAGATTACCGGGTTAAACGATAAAGAAATTTACAAAATCAGCCAAAATATGCCCGCGGCTTATGATTTGCTTCCCAGCCAAACATATTTTTTCGGCAAAGAAAGTTATATCACTGATTTAAACCATTTTCCATTCGGATCAAAATTGGATTATGCCCAGGTTAATTCGCTTTTTAAGCAAACCGGGTTAAACAGCCAAGGATTGGATAACGCCGCTAAAATTCATACGCCCGAATTTGACGGTTACGATGTTCGTTCCAAAAATATCGATACTTATAATATTGTGGGTTGCAAGTCGCCCACGCTGGCCGGCGTTAATTATTTGGTTACCGATGAAGGATCGGGCGGATATTCCATTTGGCGCAATCCGATTTCCGGCGATGACACCGTGCCGCGCGAAAGCGCGGAAAGCATTCCCGCCAATCCGGAAAAAACTTTCTACGCGATTGCCCCCGAACATGGGAAAATGCCCAGTGCCGCCGGCATCCGGCAAAAGATCGTAAATAATGTTTTCACCCTGTCGGTCTTGCCGCAGGGAACAACTTAA
- a CDS encoding ParB N-terminal domain-containing protein, with translation MTDSNKQNTLDKLQISYVPLSVLRPSEYNPRKWSNEAINNLKESIKRHGIVDPLLVNSAPARKGVVIGGHFRLSVLNDLGFTKIPVVFLNIPDIEKERELNVRLNKNTGEFDWDMLAKFNDDFLSDVGFSSEELDEIFNIEDIPEQFDLKKELEKLNIKEIKVKKGDIYDLDGSHVMCGDSTIEKDMLTLFGDKRADMCLTDPPYILDYLHGKTRNGNPTEGFGAKRNRRYLETDVLPDNFTELWMANIAKIQKENFHIIVYENWKNIPTIWGEMAKRWKIKNMLVWHLPNRMQGFAAKYKFFSKHDIAMVGSSNSNFQINTEPEEGMLQNEYETALYAIAGKPHWEGYEKGKRTCPTDFIEFNAADEKSSGQGIIFGTKPIEILIPYIKMLTKRDDLIAEPFGGSGSTLIAATKMKRLCYLMEKSPVYTEVIKARWEKMTGLKAKKIHEKG, from the coding sequence ATGACTGATTCAAATAAACAAAACACTCTCGATAAGTTGCAAATTTCTTATGTGCCGTTAAGCGTTTTGCGGCCATCCGAATACAACCCGCGGAAATGGAGCAATGAGGCAATCAACAATCTTAAAGAAAGTATTAAACGCCATGGGATCGTTGATCCATTGTTAGTTAATTCCGCACCAGCGCGAAAAGGCGTTGTAATTGGCGGACATTTTCGGCTGTCAGTACTTAATGATCTTGGATTTACAAAAATTCCCGTTGTCTTTCTCAACATCCCCGATATTGAAAAAGAAAGAGAACTCAATGTACGGCTTAATAAAAATACGGGTGAATTTGATTGGGATATGTTAGCGAAATTCAATGATGATTTTTTGAGCGATGTCGGTTTTTCCAGCGAAGAACTGGATGAAATTTTTAATATTGAAGACATTCCCGAACAATTTGATTTAAAAAAGGAGCTAGAGAAACTTAATATTAAAGAAATCAAAGTAAAAAAAGGCGACATCTATGATTTGGACGGAAGCCATGTAATGTGTGGCGACTCTACGATTGAAAAGGATATGCTTACTCTTTTCGGCGATAAGCGGGCAGATATGTGTCTTACTGATCCCCCATACATCCTGGATTATTTGCACGGTAAAACGCGTAATGGCAATCCTACTGAAGGATTTGGCGCAAAACGGAATCGCCGGTATTTAGAAACTGATGTTTTGCCGGATAATTTCACCGAATTATGGATGGCCAATATCGCCAAAATCCAAAAAGAAAATTTCCATATTATTGTGTACGAAAATTGGAAGAATATTCCAACGATATGGGGCGAAATGGCAAAGCGTTGGAAAATTAAAAATATGCTTGTTTGGCACCTTCCAAATCGGATGCAGGGGTTTGCGGCAAAATATAAATTTTTCAGCAAACATGATATCGCGATGGTTGGAAGTTCAAATAGTAATTTCCAAATAAATACTGAACCCGAAGAAGGGATGTTGCAGAACGAATACGAAACCGCGTTGTATGCCATTGCAGGAAAACCTCACTGGGAGGGTTACGAAAAAGGAAAGCGGACATGCCCCACGGATTTCATTGAATTTAATGCGGCCGATGAAAAAAGTTCGGGCCAAGGAATTATTTTTGGAACCAAACCGATCGAGATACTTATCCCCTATATCAAAATGCTAACCAAGCGCGACGATTTAATCGCGGAGCCATTTGGTGGCAGCGGAAGCACGCTCATTGCGGCGACTAAAATGAAAAGGTTGTGCTATCTCATGGAAAAATCGCCCGTATATACTGAGGTCATTAAAGCTCGGTGGGAAAAAATGACCGGGTTAAAAGCAAAGAAAATACATGAAAAAGGATAA
- a CDS encoding haloacid dehalogenase-like hydrolase has product MDYYERSELSWSDLSLEVREAIPARSGAIELFNVCEDKKIPTVILSAGIKDVIELWCEKFRVRPNMILSTKLNFDDRGFICGWDKDSLVHTLNKNETGKKHLRAIQETRPYAILVGDSMDDAAMVDGDENILRIFIDNGHDKENRNNEFYDKVFENFDLIVKNGSLLPIVETIKSIMGQNEKRF; this is encoded by the coding sequence TTGGATTACTACGAGAGAAGCGAATTGAGCTGGTCGGATTTGTCTCTTGAAGTTCGGGAAGCGATTCCGGCAAGGTCGGGCGCGATTGAGCTTTTTAATGTATGTGAAGACAAAAAAATACCGACGGTGATTCTGTCGGCGGGAATCAAGGATGTGATCGAATTATGGTGCGAAAAATTTCGGGTTCGTCCGAATATGATATTATCGACCAAACTTAATTTCGATGACCGCGGATTTATTTGCGGTTGGGACAAGGATTCATTGGTGCATACTTTGAATAAAAACGAGACTGGGAAGAAGCATTTGAGAGCGATTCAGGAAACGCGCCCATACGCGATTCTGGTTGGCGACAGCATGGATGACGCGGCGATGGTTGACGGAGATGAAAATATTCTTCGCATTTTTATCGACAACGGACACGATAAGGAAAATCGAAACAATGAATTTTACGATAAAGTATTTGAAAATTTTGATTTGATCGTTAAAAATGGGAGTTTGCTGCCAATTGTCGAAACCATTAAATCAATAATGGGCCAAAATGAAAAAAGATTTTAA
- a CDS encoding IS30 family transposase, translating into MKKQIRKKRKKKRHFRHLKQTDRDRIEALLNAGHKQEEVAKILDFDASAISREMKRKRKNGKYSALTAQLKARAKRLNSKHPGMKVEQYPELREQIIKGLKDHRSPDEIAGRMKREKQNPRVGANAIYKWLYSAWGQAYCPLLCTKRYHPRKQKKKTKREMIPNRISIKKRPKRGIHAEGDLFVSPTKTGSQNSGAIICVPASKLLAGTMIESKKPAVMRLAVKSMLLDLSIDDLTXDNGIENKEHEQFGLPAYFCDPHSPWQKPHVXNGIGLVRRWFIPKKTDLKNISEERFQDCLHILNGKYRKSLGYRSAYEVSLKCGIIQKIPR; encoded by the coding sequence ATGAAAAAACAAATCCGCAAAAAACGAAAAAAGAAGCGGCATTTTCGCCATTTGAAGCAAACCGACCGGGATCGAATCGAAGCGCTGTTGAATGCCGGCCACAAACAAGAGGAAGTTGCCAAAATACTTGATTTTGATGCCAGCGCCATCAGCCGGGAGATGAAAAGAAAACGCAAGAACGGCAAATACTCGGCGCTGACCGCCCAGCTGAAAGCAAGAGCGAAAAGATTAAACAGCAAGCATCCGGGAATGAAGGTTGAGCAATATCCGGAGTTAAGGGAACAAATCATCAAAGGGTTGAAAGACCACCGCTCCCCGGATGAGATCGCCGGGCGGATGAAGCGTGAAAAGCAAAACCCGCGGGTCGGCGCCAATGCCATCTACAAATGGCTGTACAGCGCTTGGGGCCAGGCATATTGCCCGCTTCTTTGCACCAAGCGATATCATCCGCGCAAACAGAAAAAGAAAACCAAAAGAGAAATGATTCCTAATCGTATTTCCATCAAAAAGAGGCCAAAGCGAGGAATCCACGCCGAAGGCGATCTGTTTGTTTCGCCGACCAAAACCGGCAGCCAAAACAGCGGCGCAATCATTTGCGTTCCAGCCTCGAAACTGCTTGCCGGCACGATGATTGAAAGCAAAAAACCGGCCGTAATGAGGCTGGCCGTTAAAAGCATGTTGTTGGATTTGAGCATTGATGATCTGACTTTNGACAATGGCATCGAAAACAAAGAGCACGAACAATTCGGATTGCCAGCGTATTTCTGCGACCCTCACAGTCCCTGGCAGAAACCACATGTAGANAATGGCATCGGGCTTGTCCGCCGGTGGTTTATCCCCAAGAAAACCGATTTGAAAAACATCTCCGAGGAACGATTCCAAGATTGCCTGCATATCCTTAACGGCAAATACCGGAAATCGCTGGGATACCGCTCCGCCTACGAAGTTTCGCTGAAATGTGGTATCATACAAAAAATCCCGCGCTGA
- a CDS encoding GIY-YIG nuclease family protein yields MHWIYILENINDKSWYIGYTSDLERRIKEHQEGSGARTTRIKKDWHLIYCEGYLDKLDAMGREKFLKSGSGRK; encoded by the coding sequence ATGCATTGGATCTATATCCTCGAAAATATTAATGATAAATCATGGTATATTGGTTATACCTCGGATTTGGAGCGAAGAATCAAGGAACATCAAGAAGGGAGCGGCGCGCGCACAACGAGAATCAAAAAAGACTGGCATTTGATCTATTGCGAAGGCTACCTTGATAAACTCGACGCCATGGGTCGGGAAAAATTCTTGAAAAGCGGTTCGGGCAGAAAATAA
- a CDS encoding ribonuclease H-like YkuK family protein: protein MENFREGYFFNPTKGNLSFDDVIEEIFSYMNEQPRKDYEIVVGCDSASLDYPHFPATIVVRRLGAGGRFFLKKISYGGKKFYNFKQRILQEVLLSCELALVLRETLELRKLLSPDNLKWDFSYIHADVGERGATREMIREVTGLIRGNGFEPMIKPFSFAASAIADKYT, encoded by the coding sequence ATGGAAAATTTTCGCGAGGGATATTTTTTCAATCCGACCAAGGGGAATTTGAGCTTTGATGATGTCATTGAGGAGATTTTTTCGTATATGAACGAACAGCCGCGAAAGGATTATGAAATTGTGGTGGGGTGCGATTCGGCATCGCTTGATTATCCGCATTTTCCGGCCACGATCGTGGTGCGGCGTTTGGGCGCGGGCGGGCGGTTTTTTTTGAAAAAAATCAGCTACGGCGGCAAAAAATTTTACAATTTCAAGCAAAGGATTTTGCAGGAAGTATTGTTATCTTGCGAGCTGGCGCTGGTTTTGCGCGAAACTTTGGAATTGCGCAAACTTTTGTCGCCCGATAATTTGAAATGGGATTTTTCCTATATTCACGCCGATGTGGGCGAGCGCGGCGCCACGCGGGAAATGATTCGCGAAGTCACCGGGCTGATTCGCGGCAACGGGTTTGAGCCGATGATCAAGCCGTTTTCATTCGCGGCGTCGGCGATTGCGGATAAATACACTTAA
- a CDS encoding DEAD/DEAH box helicase: MINIDPQQFELFVSLFRGRTDVWARYWEKDGRSGYSPAYEFDWDEFMAHKNRGGSLKDFANKRLIPLTPDIIKKHLIGQQVVGVYPILPDNTSCFLAADFDGNSWKEDVKAFIDAANSIGLSGYLERSRSGKGGHVWIFFSEPYPCWKSRRISLELIRKAFHVSEFEKEVSFDRLFPSQDYLGKAGFGNLIALPMQGKSVAQGNSAFFDLENDALFVNQWQFLEQIKRYSADELNAIYDSLFIRQKIQTSTGFARNRKVEIAVNNKITFNRGQLTPQLIVFIKEELNFLNDEYITKKRLGKSIYKVQKYFKLIDEIGENILLPRGFLNQIVAFLKKNNIEYSLNFEYPLLGEVSFSSSIELRLQQAIAVNSALTQDQGVIIAPAGSGKTIIGLELIAKRKLPALILVHRQQLLSQWMERIQTFLGIPKTHIGRYDGIKKEFGKEITVGLLQSFSRKGNISEIKNNFGTIIVDECHHIPAKTFREVVSQLNPRFIYGLTATPTRKHNDEKLIYAYIGDIVARMEAQSDQSLPQTTEKAIQAEVKTTGLTIPFKFTTDYFNLLAKVISFDTARNQIIVEDILNQAKNGKRILLLSERKEHLEILNLYLKGKCETILVSGDDSAAKRVIKLKQIESGHYQAILSTGQFFGEGIDIRGITCLILAFPFSFEGKLAQYIGRMRDIGEQKLIIDYRDQQIPFLEKQFKQRQRFYKKMAFELTERTDQKKIF; this comes from the coding sequence ATGATAAATATTGATCCGCAGCAATTTGAGTTATTTGTTTCGCTGTTTCGAGGACGAACGGATGTCTGGGCGCGATATTGGGAAAAGGACGGCAGATCGGGATACAGCCCGGCGTATGAATTTGATTGGGATGAATTTATGGCGCATAAAAACCGCGGCGGATCTTTGAAAGATTTCGCGAACAAACGGTTGATTCCGCTTACGCCGGATATTATCAAAAAGCATCTCATCGGCCAGCAGGTTGTCGGCGTTTATCCGATTTTGCCGGACAATACTTCTTGCTTTCTTGCCGCGGATTTTGACGGTAACTCTTGGAAAGAAGATGTAAAAGCGTTTATCGATGCGGCAAATTCAATCGGTTTATCTGGTTACCTTGAAAGATCGCGATCTGGCAAAGGCGGCCATGTTTGGATTTTCTTTTCCGAACCTTATCCATGCTGGAAAAGCCGCCGGATTAGCTTGGAGTTAATCCGTAAAGCGTTTCATGTTTCGGAATTTGAGAAAGAAGTGAGTTTTGATCGCTTGTTTCCAAGCCAAGATTATCTTGGCAAGGCCGGATTCGGCAATTTAATTGCTTTGCCAATGCAGGGAAAATCAGTTGCGCAAGGCAATTCCGCGTTTTTTGATTTGGAAAACGATGCGCTTTTTGTTAACCAATGGCAATTCCTTGAGCAAATAAAGCGTTATTCGGCAGATGAGCTAAACGCGATTTATGATTCGTTGTTTATTCGGCAAAAAATACAAACCTCGACTGGCTTTGCGCGCAACAGAAAAGTAGAAATTGCCGTGAACAACAAAATCACGTTCAATCGCGGACAACTGACTCCCCAACTGATTGTTTTTATCAAAGAAGAACTGAATTTCTTGAATGACGAATATATTACCAAAAAAAGATTAGGCAAATCAATTTACAAGGTGCAAAAATATTTCAAGCTTATTGATGAAATCGGTGAAAATATTTTACTGCCGCGCGGCTTTTTAAACCAAATCGTAGCGTTTTTGAAGAAAAACAATATCGAATATTCGCTTAATTTTGAATATCCGTTATTGGGCGAAGTTTCATTTTCGAGTTCAATCGAACTTCGATTACAACAAGCGATTGCCGTAAATAGCGCACTTACTCAAGATCAGGGAGTGATTATTGCGCCCGCCGGAAGCGGGAAAACGATTATCGGTCTGGAATTGATCGCAAAAAGAAAATTACCCGCGCTTATCTTGGTTCACCGCCAGCAACTCTTGTCGCAATGGATGGAAAGGATTCAAACATTTCTAGGCATACCGAAAACGCATATTGGCCGCTATGACGGCATCAAAAAGGAATTTGGCAAAGAAATTACCGTGGGATTGCTGCAAAGTTTCAGCCGGAAAGGAAATATTTCGGAGATTAAAAATAATTTTGGAACGATTATTGTCGATGAATGCCATCATATTCCGGCAAAAACATTCCGCGAAGTGGTGTCGCAGTTAAATCCGCGTTTTATTTACGGCCTGACCGCCACGCCCACGCGCAAGCATAATGATGAAAAGTTGATTTACGCTTATATCGGAGATATTGTGGCACGAATGGAAGCCCAAAGCGATCAATCTTTACCACAAACCACGGAAAAAGCCATTCAAGCGGAAGTAAAAACCACCGGGCTTACTATTCCATTTAAATTCACGACTGATTATTTCAACCTTCTGGCAAAAGTGATCAGTTTTGATACCGCCCGGAACCAGATAATCGTTGAAGATATTTTAAACCAAGCGAAAAACGGTAAAAGGATCCTTTTATTGAGCGAACGCAAGGAACATCTGGAGATTCTTAATCTGTATCTCAAAGGAAAATGTGAAACCATTCTGGTTTCCGGCGATGATTCCGCGGCAAAAAGAGTTATAAAGCTGAAACAAATCGAAAGCGGCCATTATCAAGCGATCTTATCTACCGGCCAGTTTTTTGGTGAAGGCATTGATATTCGCGGTATCACTTGCCTGATTTTGGCATTTCCCTTTTCGTTTGAAGGCAAGTTGGCGCAATATATCGGACGGATGCGCGACATCGGCGAACAAAAATTGATTATTGACTACCGCGACCAGCAAATTCCGTTTCTCGAAAAGCAATTCAAGCAAAGACAGCGATTCTACAAAAAAATGGCTTTTGAATTAACGGAACGAACCGACCAGAAAAAAATATTTTGA
- the tpiA gene encoding triose-phosphate isomerase, which yields MKYIVGNWKCNPENRIEAKKILLGYKKGIKKSSKIAAAVCPPACYLETAKEILKSAAGLGGQDCHWQNSGAFTGEISPTQLKAAGCGYVIVGHSERRHIFGETDETVNKKVKAALAAGLAPIFCCGETREQRIDGKITDIVEAQIKEGLKGVDLNTAPVMIAYEPVWAIGTGQACGPEEAKVVRQFIVNITNEKISLLYGGSVNSKNAASYIKDANYSGLLVGGASLDPKEFCAIVASAKI from the coding sequence ATGAAATACATTGTGGGGAATTGGAAGTGCAATCCGGAAAACAGAATTGAGGCCAAAAAAATCCTTTTGGGATATAAAAAGGGAATTAAAAAAAGCTCAAAAATCGCCGCGGCGGTTTGTCCGCCCGCGTGCTATTTGGAAACCGCCAAAGAAATTTTGAAAAGCGCGGCGGGATTGGGCGGCCAAGATTGCCACTGGCAGAATTCGGGAGCGTTCACCGGAGAGATTTCGCCAACGCAGTTGAAGGCCGCGGGTTGCGGTTATGTTATCGTCGGACATTCCGAACGGCGGCATATCTTTGGCGAGACGGACGAAACCGTCAACAAGAAAGTGAAAGCCGCGCTGGCCGCGGGATTGGCGCCGATATTTTGTTGCGGCGAAACCCGCGAACAGCGCATTGACGGCAAAATTACGGATATCGTGGAGGCGCAGATAAAGGAAGGGCTGAAAGGCGTTGATTTGAACACCGCGCCGGTGATGATTGCCTATGAACCGGTGTGGGCGATCGGCACCGGCCAAGCCTGCGGCCCCGAAGAGGCCAAAGTGGTGCGCCAGTTTATCGTTAATATCACCAATGAAAAAATTTCACTGCTTTACGGCGGTTCGGTAAATTCCAAAAATGCCGCGTCCTATATCAAAGACGCTAATTATTCCGGCTTGCTGGTCGGCGGCGCGTCCCTTGACCCCAAAGAATTTTGCGCCATTGTTGCATCGGCAAAAATTTAA
- the tnpA gene encoding IS200/IS605 family transposase → MEQEKRDIWRWYHNVSECYYHIQITVKYRKALLNEKVIAAIVESLKGFMERYAIEISHVGFDQDHAHILARFLPKYSGGQVIKIIKSITAREVFRQVPEIKKELWGGEFWTDGYYIATISARGNRKVIERYIQNQGRPKDVSQLRLFEL, encoded by the coding sequence ATGGAGCAAGAAAAGCGGGATATCTGGCGTTGGTACCACAATGTTTCCGAATGTTATTACCACATCCAGATTACGGTCAAATATCGCAAAGCATTACTGAACGAAAAGGTGATTGCCGCAATTGTCGAGAGCCTGAAAGGATTTATGGAACGGTACGCCATTGAGATCAGCCATGTGGGATTCGACCAAGACCACGCCCATATTCTGGCAAGATTCCTGCCGAAGTATTCCGGCGGCCAGGTTATCAAAATAATAAAAAGCATTACCGCGCGCGAGGTGTTCCGGCAAGTTCCCGAAATTAAAAAAGAACTCTGGGGTGGAGAGTTCTGGACAGACGGCTATTATATCGCTACGATCAGCGCACGCGGTAATAGGAAAGTTATTGAGCGATACATTCAAAACCAAGGCAGACCAAAAGATGTGAGCCAGTTACGATTGTTTGAATTGTAG
- a CDS encoding succinylglutamate desuccinylase/aspartoacylase family protein — translation MQDYLIEFKGSKTGPTSVILAGTHGDEAGGINALKKMLPEFKIDRGRVLVGFGNPLAIKKKVRFIEINLNRMFKPDKLFILEQKRTYEYARAQFLKAYFDQADALLDLHCSFVKQSRPFIVCEDNSYDIARHLPVNLIVTGLDQIQPGGTDYYMNSHGKVGICLECGYLGDNNASQIANEGIYDFLGAMGHISRKPKIRKQSLVKMYELYITKTANFKLAKPFKDFEKLSDGQTIGTDGGREIKAPKDSIILFARNMNKAGEESFALGKVIPGQPWSREQREAIDEAATRLARIFIEQIESEHKKKQR, via the coding sequence ATGCAGGATTATTTAATCGAATTCAAAGGAAGTAAAACCGGGCCGACCAGCGTTATTCTCGCCGGAACCCACGGCGATGAAGCGGGCGGGATAAATGCGTTAAAAAAGATGTTACCGGAATTTAAGATTGACCGGGGGCGTGTTTTGGTCGGTTTTGGCAATCCGCTAGCGATTAAGAAAAAAGTCAGGTTTATTGAAATCAACTTGAACAGGATGTTTAAACCCGACAAGCTCTTCATTCTGGAACAAAAAAGAACCTACGAATACGCCCGGGCGCAATTCCTGAAGGCATATTTTGATCAGGCAGATGCGCTTTTAGACTTGCACTGCAGTTTTGTTAAACAAAGCCGGCCGTTTATTGTTTGCGAAGACAATTCTTACGATATTGCTCGGCATTTGCCGGTAAATTTGATCGTTACCGGATTGGACCAGATCCAGCCGGGCGGCACCGATTATTATATGAACAGCCATGGCAAAGTTGGTATTTGTTTGGAATGCGGTTACCTTGGCGACAACAATGCGTCGCAAATCGCCAATGAAGGCATTTATGATTTTCTGGGAGCAATGGGGCACATTTCCCGCAAGCCAAAAATCCGCAAGCAATCGCTGGTAAAAATGTACGAATTGTATATTACCAAAACCGCGAATTTTAAACTGGCTAAACCGTTCAAAGATTTTGAAAAACTTTCCGATGGCCAAACCATTGGAACCGACGGTGGCAGGGAAATAAAAGCTCCAAAAGACAGCATTATTCTCTTTGCCCGCAACATGAATAAGGCAGGCGAAGAATCTTTCGCCTTAGGGAAGGTTATTCCCGGTCAACCGTGGTCGCGCGAGCAAAGAGAAGCTATTGATGAAGCGGCTACTCGTTTGGCAAGAATTTTTATCGAGCAAATAGAATCTGAACATAAGAAGAAACAAAGATGA